Proteins from one Triticum aestivum cultivar Chinese Spring chromosome 7A, IWGSC CS RefSeq v2.1, whole genome shotgun sequence genomic window:
- the LOC123153312 gene encoding quinone-oxidoreductase QR2, producing MATKIYIVYYSTWGHVATLAEEIKKGADSVPGVEATIWRVPETLPEGVLAKMHAAPVRQDHPVITAGQLAEADGVLFGTPTRFGMMAAQMKAFFDSTGGLWKEQALAGKPAGVFFATATQGGGQESTALTAVTQLAHHGMLFVPVGGTHGAGMLIMDEVKGGSAYGAGTFAGADGSRVPTGAELALAEHQGRYFAGIAKKLKSV from the exons ATGGCGACCAAGATATACATCGT GTACTACTCGACCTGGGGACACGTCGCGACGCTGGCGGAGGAGATAAAGAAGGGCGCCGACTCCGTCCCCGGCGTGGAGGCCACCATATGGCGGGTGCCGGAGACGCTGCCGGAGGGCGTGCTGGCGAAGATGCACGCGGCGCCGGTGCGCCAGGACCACCCCGTCATCACGGCGGGCCAGCTGGCCGAGGCCGACGGCGTGCTGTTCGGCACCCCGACGCGGTTCGGCATGATGGCGGCGCAGATGAAGGCCTTCTTCGACTCCACCGGCGGCCTCTGGAAGGAGCAGGCCCTCGCCGGCAAGCCCGCGGGCGTCTTCTTCGCGACGGCCACCCAGGGCGGCGGCCAGGAGTCGACCGCGCTCACGGCCGTCACGCAGCTGGCGCACCACGGCATGCTGTTCGTGCCGGTCGGGGGCACGCACGGCGCCGGCATGCTGATCATGGACGAGGTCAAGGGTGGCAGTGCGTACGGGGCCGGCACCTTCGCCGGCGCCGACGGTAGCAGGGTGCCCACTGGCGCCGAGCTCGCTTTGGCGGAGCACCAGGGGAGGTACTTCGCCGGCATCGCTAAGAAGCTCAAGTCCGTCTGA